The Deltaproteobacteria bacterium genome includes a window with the following:
- a CDS encoding enoyl-CoA hydratase/isomerase family protein, whose amino-acid sequence MQYEDIRVDRDGHIVWITIDRPRVLNAFRTQTLEELAHAFDQAGADGVCGVIILTGAGDKAFCTGGDIGSMSSLTPANGRTFLRACRRLSQAMRDCPQPVIAMVNGYAMGGGNELHLFCDLTIASEKAVFGQTGPTVGSVPVWGGTQLLPRIIGEKRAREMVYLCPRIDARKALEWGLCNKVVPHEKLREETRSICMDILAKSPQSLRIAKMSFNHGIAEMDSSFEHGGELLAVCYGGEELGEGMKAFLEKRKPDFNQFRK is encoded by the coding sequence ATGCAATACGAAGATATCAGGGTGGATCGGGACGGACATATTGTCTGGATCACGATCGACCGGCCTAGGGTTTTGAACGCATTCCGGACGCAGACGCTGGAGGAACTGGCCCATGCGTTTGATCAGGCAGGAGCCGACGGGGTCTGTGGAGTCATCATTCTGACCGGCGCCGGAGACAAGGCATTCTGTACTGGCGGAGATATCGGCTCCATGTCGTCTCTCACACCGGCCAACGGGCGGACATTTCTCAGAGCCTGCCGGCGGCTCTCTCAGGCAATGCGCGACTGTCCCCAACCGGTCATAGCAATGGTGAACGGTTATGCGATGGGGGGCGGGAACGAGCTGCACCTGTTCTGCGATCTCACGATCGCGTCCGAAAAGGCAGTGTTCGGGCAGACCGGCCCCACGGTGGGTTCGGTGCCGGTCTGGGGCGGAACCCAGTTACTCCCCCGGATCATCGGGGAGAAGCGGGCCCGGGAGATGGTCTACCTGTGCCCGCGCATTGATGCCCGGAAGGCGCTCGAATGGGGCCTGTGCAACAAGGTTGTTCCACACGAAAAGCTGCGGGAGGAGACTCGCTCGATCTGCATGGACATATTGGCGAAGTCGCCGCAGTCGCTCCGTATCGCCAAGATGAGTTTCAATCACGGCATCGCCGAAATGGATTCATCCTTCGAGCACGGTGGTGAGCTGCTTGCCGTCTGTTACGGGGGTGAGGAACTCGGCGAAGGGATGAAGGCATTCCTGGAAAAGCGGAAGCCCGATTTCAACCAGTTCCGCAAATAG
- a CDS encoding DNA alkylation repair protein, which yields MAEIPPAVLRQLNAGTTESLNLVEWLAVDIEKLAKAAGYSAGLDGAELATHARKLRGLGVMQRTGGMGAALHQLLENDQRREKTLGKLASHMSDSVRTWACYALVAHSELPLETRLELVRPFAADSHMGVREIAWMAVRPHLAMDLELAFRLLVPWTTEDDPNLRRFASEATRPRGVWCSHISELKNDPEPGLAILEPLRSDPHIYVRRSVANWLNDASKTRPDWVRKITARWLRESKTRETAWTVNHATRTLRKG from the coding sequence ATGGCAGAGATACCACCAGCGGTCCTGCGCCAGCTCAACGCAGGGACAACTGAATCGCTAAACCTGGTCGAATGGCTTGCCGTTGACATCGAAAAGCTGGCAAAGGCCGCCGGATATTCTGCCGGGCTGGACGGAGCCGAGCTGGCCACCCATGCCCGAAAGCTCCGTGGCCTCGGGGTCATGCAAAGAACCGGGGGCATGGGTGCGGCACTTCACCAGTTGCTCGAAAATGACCAGCGGCGGGAGAAAACACTCGGCAAGCTGGCCTCGCATATGTCTGATTCGGTCCGGACGTGGGCCTGCTACGCGCTGGTAGCTCACTCGGAGCTTCCCCTGGAAACGCGCCTTGAGCTTGTGCGCCCCTTCGCCGCTGATTCGCACATGGGGGTGCGGGAAATCGCCTGGATGGCCGTCCGGCCCCATTTGGCAATGGATCTGGAGCTTGCGTTCAGGCTTCTTGTGCCATGGACAACCGAAGATGATCCTAACCTGAGGCGATTTGCCTCCGAGGCCACCCGCCCACGCGGCGTCTGGTGCTCCCATATCAGCGAGCTGAAAAATGATCCTGAACCGGGCCTCGCCATTCTGGAGCCGCTCCGGAGCGATCCCCACATCTACGTGCGCCGATCGGTAGCCAACTGGCTCAATGATGCCAGCAAAACCCGCCCGGACTGGGTGAGAAAGATCACCGCCCGGTGGCTCAGGGAATCAAAAACCAGAGAAACCGCCTGGACCGTCAATCACGCCACCCGGACACTGCGGAAAGGATAA